The Lates calcarifer isolate ASB-BC8 linkage group LG11, TLL_Latcal_v3, whole genome shotgun sequence genomic sequence ATAGCTTGTTGTTCTTTACAGGAGTGTTATGTCCACAACCTCCTGAGGGTGACAGTGTACATACCATCCATTCGACGAGACATCCTGGAAGTGATCATTGGAAAGATGCTCAAACTGGATGTGAGTGGTTCACCCCTAAATAATTCTACTTGAAACACATGTGATCCAAAGTGCCTCAGAAGTCACAGGTTGATATTTGACTTCTGTTCTGATCTGTGGAAGGTGGATGTAACAGTGTGTGTACGGATTATTTCAGGTGAGTGCGTCCAGGTCAGACATTGAGGAGGCGGAGGAGAACACAGTGCAGAACCAGAGGGCAGCGGAGCAGACTGAGGAGGGACTGTTTGACATGGTAACAGACAGCACTggatataatatatatatatatatatatatatatattcttccttgtatattgtttttgtttgacagtcagtgttgaaatgaatctttgatttcttttctgAGTTTGTTCAGAAAAAAGCCAGTTTCCTTCACTCTGTCCTCCCAGCCTGAtgctctgtctccatctgtgtgtgtttgtgtgtgtgtgtgtgtgtctcaggatGAGGATGTAGCAGCAGATCAGCCCTCCAGGACAACTGCAATGGCCCATCCGGTGGCTGAGAGGCTGGACACACTCATGGCTGTGATGATGGCTTACATCAAGGACGTCTGCTACGTTGACGGTAGGTGAATGACACAGCTTTTACACTGATGACCAGTGTTGAGCCTACATTTCATCCACATGACACTGACCAGTATGAGGGAGCAGGCTTTAGGGACGCTCACACCAAGTAAAACACATCACAACCTCTTGTCACTTAAGacatttttgaatgaaaatgtaaaatttgcTCTGTTTACTTGGATGTGTTTGCATCCTTGTAAAGGTTTCGTTAAcacttgttgttttttctcttttaggtTCTCTTCACGTGGAGAGGACTAAGGAACTGTACAAAGATTTGCTGGGGGTGTTTGACAAGCTCATTCTGCCAACGCACGCTTCCTGTCACGTCCAGTACACGCTCTTTTACCTCTGCAGCTTCAGACTGGTCAGTACTACCtacactgtgtctgtgtaatgATAGGAAACAGCAATATGAAGCATTTAGCAGTGCGACACATGAGCCAACTCTTTGTACTGAGCAGCCAAATCTAATTTGACTGACAAAAGATTTTTTTGATAAAGTCTTCTTTATTTAGTTGTATCATCTTTTTGGATGTACTGTGTTTACTCCTTGTTAGATAAGGCATTTATGTCCTGTATACATTGTATTTCCTGGTATCTCTTCTCAGGCCCTGGCAGAGGCCTTCTTGGATCACCTGTGGAAGATCCTGCAGAGCCCCTCTCAGCCTGCTGTCCTCCgccaggctgctgctggattCCTGGGGAGCTTCCTGGCCCGGGCCAAGTTCATCCCTTTGCCGTGAGTTCATGTTTCTgcttaagaaaacacaaaggcaTCTGAAAGCCAGAGCGAGGAGTTTATTCCTCCTCGTCCAAGATTAACCAGCTGTTGTTCTAATCCAGtgttgtcctcctcctcctcctcctcctctgtctcccccccccctcccacagCACTGTGCGGGCCTGTCTGGACCTGCTGCTCTCCTGGATCCATCGCTACATCGACAGCCAGGACAGCAGCGGCAAACAGGCCTGCTGTGACATCAGCCTGCACGGGCCCTTCTACTCTGCCTGCCAGGCCGTCTTCTACACCATCGTCTTCAGGCACTTAGAGCCATGCTGGAGGGCAACATGAAGAAAGGTACAAGACACACCTCTGAACTGTTTGAACCTGTTCAAGCTGTCATCAGGccaaaactgaaacatggcAGCAAATCCAAATCAAATAACATCAGACCATCaaatttagtttgtgtgtgtgtgtgtgtgtgtgtgtgtgtcaggtctgGAGTACTTGCAGAGTCTGAACCTGGAGCGGGTGGTGATGTGCCAGCTGAACCCTCTCAAAGTCTGCCTGCCTTCAGTCACCAGCATGTTTGCTGCCATcaccaggtacacacacactctgtcccTGCTTTGCCATTGGCTCCAGTCATCCATGCTGACATTTGGCATGAACTATGCTGAGTGGTTGTAATTACAGATTTACATCCTGCCAGTTCAGTCTTGACCACCAACCAAGTGCTTTTTGCAACTAGACATGATATGTTAGCTGAACGTTCAGATGTATCCAGCTGGTGGAGGAAGTGCTGATACCACAGTATAAATCTGCCTTAACTACAATACTGAAGTATAAGTACAGGTGTTTTATCATAAAAATACTCTGAAAGTAttaaagtaaatgtactcattctgcagtaaaatgtccCTGTGACTGATATTACTCTTCATGATATTATTGAGTTGTTAATATCATCAATATTTGAGTCACTGATGCTTCAGCCACATTTTAGTGTTGTAGCAGCTTCAGGTGGAGCTAGTTTAACTCCTTTAGAACCTGGGGGGGTTGGGCTCCTCCATAGAGCCACCACATTAACTGTTTAACTTAGAACAGGCGTCAGTGCACACAGTGACCAGTAGAGTGCAGTGCTGCACTATAGCCACAGCATCAATGAgcccccagcagcagcagcagcagcagatgtgtttttgttttgcaggaaGTATCAGGTGGTGTTCTGCTACACCATCATAGAGAGGAACAGCCGCCACATGCTGCCGGTGGTCCGCAGCTCTGCAGGTGGAGACGGTGTGACCACCAACACCAACCCTCTGGACAGCTTCTTCCCCTTTGACCCCTACCTGCTCAAGAGGTACACTGACTCACTATTCTCAGTAGTGAACTGTTTTTGGGCCAAACACCTACCTACTGTTAACTCATATCCATAACTTTTTACAGTCCTAGCTGATGTATGATCATTAACTTTAACTCATTACATTCATTCTTAATGCAGATTAAACTTACtttaagtttttttatttttctcattctgTATTTCTCACATTTAGACATATATCATTGACtgtgttttatagttttttttttttctcaaaactCTGAACATATTTCACAATAACAGATGAATACTCTCATTTGATGACCTCCACTGTTacacctccctccccctgtgCCATACCTCTGCCCACCTCAACTTTGTAAGATCATGTATATCAAAGCTTCTCTGCATCTGTGACTGACCCATTCCATCAGTTCTGCAACtcatacaaaaaacaaatcaatctcatctctctctctctctctctctctctctctctctctctcctctctctctctctctctctctctctctctctctctctctctctctctctctctcaggtctgGTCAGCTGATTGAGCCGCTCTACCAGGTCTGGGAGGAACTGGTAGATGTGGAGCTGCTTCCTGCCAAAACAGACGGACAGGTGAGACGACAGAAAGTTGAACACTGTTGAAGGagatgagtgtttttgtttgttttattgaaaaaacaaaatctaatttttgtgaaactggtgtgtgtgagtgtctgtccCTTTACTCTCTGGTCATATGATGTAAACATTTATGATAATataggaaaacacacacaactgaatgACTGATAAATCTAGATACATTCAGTGTATGAACatggaatgaaataaaaacagctgaaaatataaaatagaaatgtttatgTGATAGGAATGTGTGCTGTTGTGTACTGTCTGACATGGATCTGGGCTTTATGTTCAGTTTTATCTCGCGgttgttcattctgtgtctGTCAGGGCTCAAAGGAGGACGAGGATGACTTCCTGTGTGGCGAGACACCCCAGAATGAGGGCATCGTGGGAATGACTCCCAGCTCCTATGACTCGAACCTCCGCAGCCCAAGCAGCGTGGGTTCACCCCCCTTCACCTTCCAGAAACCATTCTAGTCCCTCATCGTCCTATCATGCTCTGATGAACCACTCTGGTTTTCTTGAGTCCTTCCTGCTCCGTGAATTCAGAGGCTTCTGAGGATCCCTCACAAACACTCTGGGTTGGACCTTTTCTTTACtttgagcagagagagagtggcCCCAAACTGTACGGACAAAATCTCTTCTCCCAATCATGCACATTATGTCAATTTATAAagattcaaacacaaactgagcaacaaATGAGTTGAAGAGATGTGACTGACCTCTGTTCATTCAAGACTCAGCCATGTTAATCAGTGAAAGCAACAGTATCAGTAAGAGAACCCCAAACTCCTGATGATCAGATTCAGGTTAATGCTCTGAAGGAGGATCTCAGGTTTTAAATCCTCGTAGACTGTTGTAGAGAGGCCTTCACTTTGGATCCAGTCTTGGCCTATCACAGCCAGTTTTCTAGTTTAATCACACCACAACATGTTACATTTTTCTCATGGCTAAACGCAGAATGCATTTGTAGTTGAAGCACCTTAGGAATGAGTGTGAAATGGAAGAGAAATAACCAATGAGAGTGCAGCAGGAACCTGTAGGCAGCAGGGAGGAGGCAGTGGATACACACAGTGCAGCCTACAGCCACCAATCATATTATGAATGCAATAGGATTCATTAACTGAGCTTCATGGGACATGAAAAAAAGCCCCTGCAGCCAGAGAACAAGTCAGCACAGACACTGGAGGAAGGAGATGGTGCTGATGGGAAACGCAGTCACAACATCTTGTAAAATATTAAAGGACGGGGTCATGTTTCAAGTCTGCTACAACTCATGTGCCCAGATGTCCTGTGAGACTCGAGCAGTCTGACTGTCATCTTCCTAAGTTGGTCCATAGTGTACACTGTTGGAGCTGGAGTTTGGCTGAACTTTGGAATGATTTCTTCATAGAATGAGGGCTGTGGTGTTTGTCTCCCATCACTTACACTGGAGTTGCAGTGACATGATACAGACACGTGAGTATTTAGACAAGACTTAACATATGCTTTAAGGAACAGGATATTGTTGTTCTCCAGTTCTTCCTAAGGATTAGTTTTTAGTTTATCAATCTATTTGTTCTTGTTTAGTCATTTTTAGTTGGctgtatatttatttgtgtggcGTCTTAACTctgatgtctctgagatttctgtaGATTAAAgttcctgtttcttttctgcACCACCAACTTTCCTTGTGTAAATCTTATCTGTGCTATTTTTATGCCACAACTGCCCAATAGTGATTTCTCATCATCTCGCTTTTCTTTGACTGTTGCGATCTGGAAGAATACTGTCACGAGTTTGAGACCCTCATGCACAGACAATGTCTCGTTACGAACTGGCTTTTCTTGTGTCTGTGGGAAACTGTAGGCTCgacacacactgtttgtttcagatCACTTCCTCACATTTTGTAAAACTCACCCTGTGGAAATAAAACGTTAGGAAGCTAATAAACACCACATCAGGTTCAGTCATCAGTTATTCCTTTAATATAAAACAGTAACAGAAAGAATATGAGGCCACACCAAAGATGCAATCTGGCTGGATTACAGGACatgtcagaatttttttttaaaagcatttgcagctgtctgtataaataaaatcaaagttcCACATGTAGCCTATGACTGATGTCTGCCCTAGAGTCTGCGACTACTAAACACAAGTTTACACAGCTGGAGTCAGAGCAACATTAAAGCCACTCCTGGATGCAGGAGACACATCAACATGAACCATGCAGTGATACGAAGCTGCAGATGACCCACACTGCTCAAGTCCATTATTTGAATCACTTCATTCTTTGCCTTTTATTAATGAATAAGGGCACAAGGAGAGTTAGCATGATGGAAGAAGggacactgttgttgttttttttaaaatagcttTTGCTCAACAGTTCGTTACCTCTGGCAGAGCAAACaatgtgtgtgaggtgtgtgagGAGGCAGATGGCGGCGAGTTATtgtgacagaggaagacagaccAGCTCAGGATTGTCCTTTCCAAGCAAACAAGTCCCTCCTTTACATGCAATCCATGGAGTGAATCTATGTGTGTGGTTAGAAAAGAGGAGTATTAACAAGGTTtacagcagcatgtgtgtgttgtggactCGGGTCATGCAGCTCCTCCAACACCACCTGCTGTTAGACTAACACAAAAGAGAATTccagcaattttttttctttatttggcAGAGCACTTCTCATAGAGACTTCTGTACATATGATTTGTTGTTGAATGAGAGTCCTCGGGTCACGGCTGAGTTCAACACACCCCACTGCTGAACCCTCAGGAAAGACAGATGATTCAAAGGAAGACACTAATTTGATTGTGTGCTAGCAAGCTTTGGCATTAAAACATtggctgttgtgttgtgttcaatCTGTCAGCGTGAACTGAGGATTCGGATCGATTGAAGTGATGTCATTATTTCCAGGAATTGTATTGGATGGCATCGTGTCTGGCTGTCGACTGCAGGGTATTCAGACGTGGGTTCTGTGGCTCGTTCGGCCCTCTTCAGCCTGCCCGGGCCATCCCATTGTCCTCTCTTTGTTGCTCACATATGATGAGGAGTGACATCTGGGACTGACGCCGCCTCTGACGCACTCTCTGATGCTGTGGGTCAAACACAGGTGGACAGAAAAATACGTTGAGTGTGTAACAGCAGTAATCCACATCATGCTTTTATTACTTCCTTTCTGCCTGTATAATATAATGTATGCTATCACCACAGGTATCTGTCATGTggattcaacaaaaaaaaaaatgaacaaggGATTAGGAATAAATTCAAAGAATCATAACTACTTTAGGAAggatttaatttttaaacaaaaatattccttttgtattttcagtatCATAGTCTGCTTTGGTTCATCATTTGTTGGTGCTCTTGAATTTGATGCATCCTCACTGAGGATGTGAGAGGttgatgaagacagacaggtgatGCCGTAAACAAATCAGTCAAACCTGAAAGATGCAGAAGCTGCTCTTGCTCTCGAGCTCACTGTCAGCTTTGTGCCTTCACTGTATATAAACTACATTTTGGCCTGAAGTTGATCTATTTTTCACTGCATGACAGACAGTGATGAGAGGTGACATGGAGGTTTATGCTCCTGATTTCAATTAACCACCGACCTGACCAAAGCATCTCAAAAACTAAATggaaaattgttaaaaaaatattatatgtAGCTTTAgtactttatattttatatcacATTGTTTCTAGAATTAATTCTGTCTCTTATTCTTATATTAAAATGCCCCTCACCATTTCTCTGAGTCTAAGTTGAGGTCTTGTTTGTTGGACTGTCTGACTTTGATctaaaacccaaatatattcagtttcttatctcagaaaacaaagaaaagcagcaaatatttacatttgggCAGCTGAGACCAATTAATTAAAATcatagaaaataaattaaacaattaACCAGTCAGCAAAGTGATGCAGATTCATGAGCAACATCTTTTTCAGCCTGTTGTTGTGTACTCTGTGTAGTCTGTACCTTTGCCATCAGCAGCGATGCTGCAGACTCCCTCCACCAGCTCCTTGGCCTCCACAGCCAGTTGGAAAGCAGGATCAGGGAGTGGTGACGGGGTCTCGGGGCTGTCAGTGGCTGGAGACGACCGGTTGCTCCTGATATgtacagagcacacacacacacacacacacacacacacacacacaggaggaaggaTTAcaacagagctgaggggaaacTAATAATGTGATGCTGAGGAGTGGATGTTCAGGGTCTCTTACCCGCCCTCTCCTCCAAACAGGCTGGGTGTTGTCAACACTTTGTGGACGTTCTGAAGAGAGAGATAACAGCTACGTGAGAAGCTGTTTTATCAATAACTCTGAACCACAACAGACATCAGGTCTTTCTGtaacaccaaaat encodes the following:
- the rrn3 gene encoding LOW QUALITY PROTEIN: RNA polymerase I-specific transcription initiation factor RRN3 (The sequence of the model RefSeq protein was modified relative to this genomic sequence to represent the inferred CDS: deleted 2 bases in 1 codon), whose product is MEIDGLDFMNSPPVKTVRFGGSVAETLAKYKQGDSSDYELLKHQLADPEIKDAQIISWLQEFRSCVTQLNKDHEQLIYTVLRLPWVGRSQAVVEEYMTFLSNLVSAQTVYLCACLKMVVSHFTPKRVTICEGGVDISDSDDEDENLPRNFDQCHQALQLIARYVPSTSRFLMPILQENFPFVQKSSRTLECYVHNLLRVTVYIPSIRRDILEVIIGKMLKLDVSASRSDIEEAEENTVQNQRAAEQTEEGLFDMDEDVAADQPSRTTAMAHPVAERLDTLMAVMMAYIKDVCYVDGSLHVERTKELYKDLLGVFDKLILPTHASCHVQYTLFYLCSFRLALAEAFLDHLWKILQSPSQPAVLRQAAAGFLGSFLARAKFIPLPTVRACLDLLLSWIHRYIDSQDSSGKQACCDISLHGPFYSACQAVFYTIVFRHRAMLEGNMKKGLEYLQSLNLERVVMCQLNPLKVCLPSVTSMFAAITRKYQVVFCYTIIERNSRHMLPVVRSSAGGDGVTTNTNPLDSFFPFDPYLLKRSGQLIEPLYQVWEELVDVELLPAKTDGQGSKEDEDDFLCGETPQNEGIVGMTPSSYDSNLRSPSSVGSPPFTFQKPF